In Leptolyngbyaceae cyanobacterium, a single window of DNA contains:
- a CDS encoding mercuric reductase, producing the protein MGFEYDIVIIGGGSAGLVVASAAAQLKAKVALVERDRLGGDCLWYGCVPSKSIIHAARVAYEVKNAARFGIYCDRPQIEFAKAMGHVQNAIAAIQPNDSPERFASLGVEVIFGSGQFIDERTFSINNRRLTARTFVISTGSRPAIPPITGLEQVDYLTNEQIFEITERPESLAIIGGGPIGCELGQAFSRLGSQVTIIASSDRILPKEDPAAARVVQSQFASEGIRLILNTRVEKIEVVEGKKIVSAGEEKVVVDRILIATGRRPNVELLNLEAAGVEYTNKAIKVNDKLQTTNPRIYACGDAIGGYQFTHVASYEASIVLKNALFFPLTKTNYRVIPWATFTDPELARVGLTESQAREKYGDDIYILQQDFADVDRAQAEAATSGFAKIITRSNGEILGATLVGPSAGELIHEVVLAMSYNLKVSALSSIIHIYPTLAEVNSKAALQLTKQKYAKNPTLQNLLTKFFQFRRKFG; encoded by the coding sequence ATGGGATTTGAGTACGATATAGTAATCATTGGTGGCGGTTCTGCGGGTTTGGTCGTTGCTAGCGCCGCTGCCCAACTAAAAGCAAAAGTAGCCCTAGTAGAACGGGACCGCCTGGGAGGAGATTGTCTTTGGTATGGCTGCGTTCCTAGTAAGTCGATAATTCATGCTGCGAGAGTTGCTTATGAAGTAAAAAATGCGGCACGTTTTGGCATTTACTGCGATCGTCCGCAAATTGAATTTGCCAAAGCAATGGGTCACGTTCAAAATGCGATCGCAGCTATTCAACCCAACGATTCCCCAGAAAGATTTGCTTCATTAGGAGTAGAAGTAATCTTTGGTTCCGGTCAATTTATCGACGAACGAACTTTTTCCATTAACAACCGGCGCTTAACAGCCAGAACGTTTGTGATATCTACGGGTTCCCGTCCGGCAATTCCTCCGATTACCGGATTAGAACAAGTTGATTATCTAACTAACGAACAAATTTTTGAGATTACCGAACGTCCCGAATCTTTAGCTATTATAGGTGGCGGCCCGATCGGTTGCGAATTGGGGCAAGCATTTTCTCGTTTGGGTTCTCAAGTAACAATTATCGCCAGTAGCGATCGCATCTTACCAAAAGAAGACCCGGCAGCAGCCCGAGTCGTGCAATCTCAATTTGCCTCAGAAGGCATTCGCTTAATTCTCAACACGCGAGTAGAAAAAATCGAAGTTGTAGAAGGGAAAAAAATAGTTTCAGCAGGAGAAGAAAAAGTAGTTGTCGATCGAATTTTAATCGCCACCGGAAGACGACCAAATGTAGAATTACTCAACTTAGAAGCTGCCGGAGTTGAATATACCAACAAAGCCATCAAAGTTAACGACAAACTCCAAACAACTAACCCGCGCATTTATGCTTGCGGTGATGCGATCGGCGGTTACCAATTTACTCATGTTGCTAGCTATGAAGCCAGCATCGTTCTCAAAAATGCCTTATTTTTTCCCCTCACCAAAACAAACTATCGAGTCATTCCTTGGGCAACCTTTACCGATCCGGAACTAGCGCGAGTTGGCTTAACCGAATCACAAGCTAGAGAAAAATACGGCGACGATATTTACATTTTGCAGCAAGATTTTGCCGATGTCGATCGCGCCCAAGCAGAAGCTGCCACTAGCGGATTCGCTAAAATTATCACTCGTAGCAATGGAGAAATTCTCGGTGCAACTTTAGTAGGCCCTTCGGCTGGAGAATTAATTCACGAAGTAGTGTTGGCAATGTCTTACAACTTAAAAGTTTCTGCCCTTAGCAGTATTATCCACATTTATCCCACCTTGGCAGAAGTTAATAGTAAAGCCGCACTTCAGCTAACAAAACAAAAATATGCCAAAAACCCAACATTGCAAAATTTGTTAACTAAATTCTTTCAGTTCCGACGCAAGTTCGGCTAA
- a CDS encoding metallophosphoesterase, with translation MENVTVAIADLPPSLQGIKIVQLSDFHYDGLRLSNKLLQQAIDVCNQVEPDMIVLTGDYVTTDPKPIHDLVSYLKNLQSRIGIYAILGNHDLFYANSKKEIRTALTSIGIQVLWNQIAYPFGPGLALVGLADFRSAKFKPASVMKQLNPTIPRIVLSHNPDSAPHLQQWRVDLQLSGHTHGGQIHLPNLGPLPSYFPILANFIPKPLRSYLPYFRKDFRKVFQHWEWSQGLHQIGNNRLYINRGLGTYFPGRLFCPPEVTVIELT, from the coding sequence GTGGAAAATGTCACAGTTGCGATCGCAGATTTACCCCCATCGTTACAAGGCATCAAAATCGTACAGTTGTCTGATTTCCACTATGATGGTCTGCGACTATCGAACAAATTGCTACAACAAGCAATAGATGTTTGCAATCAAGTAGAACCCGATATGATCGTACTCACGGGCGACTACGTAACCACCGATCCCAAGCCAATTCACGACCTAGTATCATACCTCAAGAATTTGCAAAGTCGCATCGGCATCTACGCCATTTTAGGCAACCACGACCTCTTCTATGCCAACTCAAAAAAAGAAATCCGCACCGCCCTCACGAGTATCGGTATTCAAGTACTCTGGAATCAAATTGCTTATCCATTTGGCCCGGGATTAGCCTTAGTCGGTTTAGCAGATTTTCGTTCCGCTAAATTCAAACCCGCCTCAGTCATGAAACAGCTAAACCCCACCATTCCCCGTATAGTTTTATCCCACAATCCCGATAGCGCCCCACACTTACAACAATGGCGAGTAGATTTACAACTCTCCGGTCATACCCACGGCGGTCAAATTCATCTGCCCAACTTAGGACCACTACCCAGTTACTTCCCTATCCTCGCCAACTTCATCCCCAAACCCCTGCGTTCCTACCTGCCATATTTCCGCAAAGATTTTCGTAAAGTATTTCAACATTGGGAATGGTCGCAAGGATTGCACCAAATTGGCAATAACCGTTTATATATTAATCGCGGATTGGGTACTTACTTCCCCGGACGTTTATTTTGTCCCCCAGAAGTTACCGTGATTGAATTAACTTAG